One Ignavibacteriota bacterium DNA segment encodes these proteins:
- a CDS encoding YbhB/YbcL family Raf kinase inhibitor-like protein, translating to MKIFCPALLSGKFFPTKCANRGVRGGQNISPPLIWTEIPDGVKSFAVSVIDRHPAANEWVHWFVVNIPPIARELNERASNNGTEMPGGSLELRNSFGKQGWGGPEPPRGSGAHPYECTVYALSVDDLELGPFATLQETMKAITPRLIASASLTGYFEQ from the coding sequence ATGAAGATCTTCTGTCCGGCCTTGCTGAGCGGGAAATTCTTTCCGACCAAATGCGCCAACCGTGGCGTGAGGGGTGGGCAGAATATTTCGCCGCCGCTCATCTGGACCGAGATCCCCGACGGAGTGAAGTCCTTTGCCGTTTCTGTCATCGATCGTCATCCCGCCGCGAATGAATGGGTACACTGGTTCGTCGTGAACATTCCGCCGATCGCGCGCGAACTCAACGAGCGGGCATCGAACAACGGGACAGAGATGCCCGGCGGAAGTCTGGAGCTGCGGAACTCGTTCGGGAAGCAAGGATGGGGCGGACCTGAGCCACCCCGGGGCAGCGGCGCGCATCCCTATGAATGCACCGTGTACGCGCTTTCGGTGGACGACCTCGAACTCGGGCCCTTCGCGACGCTTCAGGAAACCATGAAGGCCATCACCCCACGGCTCATCGCCAGCGCAAGTCTCACCGGGTACTTCGAGCAGTGA
- a CDS encoding PIG-L family deacetylase: protein MRRPLLIALSLLCAVLLLPSAARPQYARARTSSEIRLALDHLQTLGSVFYIAAHPDDENTAFLAAMAKGRGMRTAYLSITRGEGGQNLIGPEQGAALGVIRTQELLAARSVDGAGQYFTRAVDFGYSKSTEETMQFWNHDSTLADVVRVIRMFQPDVIVTRFTPTLGGHGNHTASAVLAMEAFDAAGDPTRFPEQLHSLKPWKARRLFWNVFRPDSILPSGTVRIDLGTYAPLIGRSFAELAGLGRSMHKSQGFGASQNRGEVVNHFQVVKGDTASNDIFDGIVTGWQRVDDGGVCAELAERARTSFTVDNPAACIPDLLRLSHALGSLPDGPSVRFKRAQTAALIQSCAGFWVEFTTPAAQSAPGSAVPGTILAVNRSTDPFRVRSIRLPFRDHDSIVNIPLTANRSVRIPADIFIPATQPPSQQYWLRQPQSPGFYRTGPGDPVGLPTGPEPCIASVELEHPAGILRLDVPLMTRSVDPVEGEIYDPFAIVPPASIRPAEEVLLFPSQQERTLHVSVRPGNAALRGTLRLLLPPAWRATPSSIPVALGATTGDTTFAFTIVPGPDAKSGHVTVALDLPGATVTSGMTTITYRHIPRQVLLTPARVTLLRTQILSAGGRAAYIMGAGDDMPPAIEQLGYVVTALSDEQIASADLSGFDVIIAGIRAYNTRAALRRQHTRFIRYAEQGGTYVVQYMTPQRGEAENIGPYPLTVSRDRVSEEDAHVKFLAPRHPVLTTPNRITGADFDGWVQERGLSFASAWDARYDSILAAHDRGEPDRNGGLLVAPIGKGYYVYTGIAFFRQLPAGVEGAYRLFANILSLRRGR from the coding sequence ATGAGAAGACCGCTGCTGATCGCCCTGTCCTTACTGTGTGCTGTCCTCCTCCTCCCCTCCGCCGCACGTCCCCAGTATGCCAGGGCCCGCACGTCCTCGGAGATCCGCCTCGCGCTCGATCATCTCCAGACCCTCGGGTCTGTTTTCTACATCGCCGCACACCCTGACGATGAGAATACGGCGTTCCTCGCGGCAATGGCCAAAGGCCGCGGCATGCGTACCGCCTACCTTTCCATCACCCGCGGCGAGGGTGGCCAGAATCTGATCGGACCTGAACAGGGCGCCGCCCTCGGGGTCATCCGCACACAGGAACTCCTTGCAGCACGCTCCGTGGACGGCGCCGGTCAGTACTTCACGCGCGCGGTGGATTTTGGCTATTCGAAGAGCACCGAAGAGACAATGCAATTCTGGAACCACGACTCCACGCTCGCCGATGTCGTTCGGGTCATCCGCATGTTCCAGCCGGACGTGATCGTGACACGCTTCACGCCCACACTCGGCGGACATGGCAATCATACTGCATCGGCAGTGCTGGCCATGGAGGCGTTCGATGCCGCGGGAGACCCCACGCGGTTTCCCGAACAATTGCACAGCCTGAAGCCATGGAAGGCCCGCCGGCTCTTCTGGAATGTGTTCCGGCCCGACAGCATCCTCCCGTCAGGTACCGTCCGGATCGACCTTGGTACGTATGCGCCGCTCATCGGCCGTTCGTTCGCGGAGCTCGCAGGACTCGGACGCAGCATGCACAAGAGCCAGGGATTCGGTGCATCGCAGAACCGCGGTGAAGTGGTGAATCATTTTCAGGTGGTGAAAGGCGATACGGCTTCGAACGATATTTTCGATGGCATCGTCACGGGCTGGCAGCGCGTTGATGACGGGGGCGTGTGTGCAGAACTCGCAGAGCGTGCACGAACCTCATTCACCGTCGACAACCCCGCGGCCTGCATCCCGGACCTCCTCCGTCTCTCCCATGCGCTCGGGTCATTGCCCGACGGGCCGTCGGTGCGCTTCAAGCGCGCCCAGACTGCCGCGCTTATCCAATCGTGTGCGGGCTTCTGGGTGGAGTTCACGACACCGGCTGCACAATCGGCGCCCGGCTCCGCGGTCCCCGGTACCATCCTTGCGGTCAACCGCTCCACCGATCCCTTCCGGGTAAGAAGCATTCGCCTCCCGTTCAGGGATCACGACAGCATCGTGAACATTCCACTCACCGCGAACAGATCTGTGCGTATTCCCGCGGACATCTTCATACCGGCCACGCAGCCGCCATCGCAACAGTACTGGCTTCGCCAACCTCAATCGCCAGGGTTCTATCGTACCGGCCCCGGCGATCCTGTGGGACTCCCCACCGGCCCGGAGCCCTGCATCGCCTCTGTTGAACTCGAGCATCCCGCAGGCATTCTGAGGCTCGATGTGCCGCTCATGACGAGATCGGTCGACCCTGTGGAGGGTGAGATCTACGACCCGTTCGCGATCGTGCCCCCGGCAAGCATTCGCCCCGCGGAAGAGGTTCTCCTCTTCCCCTCACAGCAGGAACGCACCCTGCACGTTTCCGTGCGCCCTGGCAATGCGGCACTCCGGGGCACGCTCCGTCTGCTGCTCCCGCCCGCGTGGCGTGCAACCCCATCATCCATACCCGTCGCTCTCGGTGCCACGACGGGTGACACCACGTTCGCATTCACGATCGTTCCGGGACCGGACGCGAAAAGCGGACACGTGACGGTGGCGCTTGACCTCCCGGGGGCGACCGTCACGTCGGGCATGACGACAATCACCTACCGCCACATCCCACGCCAGGTCCTCCTGACGCCGGCACGCGTGACACTCCTCCGAACGCAGATCCTGAGTGCCGGGGGACGCGCGGCATACATCATGGGGGCGGGCGACGACATGCCTCCGGCGATCGAGCAGCTCGGCTATGTCGTGACCGCCCTTTCTGATGAGCAGATCGCCAGTGCCGACCTGAGCGGCTTTGATGTCATCATTGCGGGGATCCGCGCGTACAATACGCGTGCGGCTCTTCGCCGGCAGCATACGCGGTTCATTCGCTACGCCGAGCAAGGTGGGACGTACGTCGTGCAGTACATGACCCCCCAGCGTGGTGAAGCGGAGAACATCGGCCCTTATCCTCTGACGGTCTCACGCGATCGTGTGTCCGAAGAAGATGCGCACGTGAAGTTCCTTGCGCCGCGCCATCCCGTCCTGACCACGCCCAACCGGATCACCGGAGCGGACTTCGACGGATGGGTGCAGGAGCGTGGCCTTTCCTTCGCCAGTGCATGGGATGCACGGTATGACAGCATCCTTGCCGCCCATGACCGGGGCGAACCCGATCGCAACGGCGGCCTTCTCGTTGCGCCCATCGGTAAGGGATACTATGTCTACACCGGGATCGCATTCTTCAGACAACTCCCTGCCGGGGTCGAGGGAGCGTACAGGCTCTTCGCCAATATCCTCTCGCTCCGCCGTGGCCGGTAA
- a CDS encoding response regulator, whose protein sequence is MSKTNKTDAKKSVLIVEDSIDFSNLLKFIVEDDGFDGIQFPVQQEDIISAVKEHHPAVILMDLALRRKGGIDYINDLKGDPDTKDVPIIIISGRELGQKDIIELQMKGVRYLRKGRVEMHEIRREIRTAALGKEAAAAMAKNPPPGNHA, encoded by the coding sequence ATGTCAAAGACCAACAAGACCGACGCCAAGAAGTCTGTCCTCATCGTTGAAGACAGCATCGATTTTTCGAACCTCCTGAAGTTCATCGTCGAGGACGATGGGTTCGACGGCATCCAGTTTCCCGTGCAGCAGGAAGATATCATCAGCGCGGTGAAGGAACATCACCCGGCGGTCATCCTCATGGACCTTGCCCTGCGCCGGAAGGGCGGCATTGATTATATCAATGACCTGAAGGGTGACCCTGATACGAAGGATGTGCCGATCATCATCATTTCGGGCCGCGAACTCGGGCAGAAGGATATCATCGAGTTGCAGATGAAGGGCGTGCGGTACCTGCGTAAGGGCCGCGTTGAGATGCATGAGATCCGTCGTGAGATCCGCACTGCCGCGCTCGGCAAGGAAGCTGCTGCCGCCATGGCAAAGAACCCGCCGCCCGGTAACCACGCATGA